A genomic region of Janthinobacterium lividum contains the following coding sequences:
- the sixA gene encoding phosphohistidine phosphatase SixA, producing the protein MDLILWRHAEAEPGVPDLERALTVKGQKQARRMGEWLASQLPENCRILVSPALRTLQTAEALGRKFKLMPELAPGAEAEDILKAANWPGGKETVLIVGHQPTLGQAAALLLTGEEQEWELRKASAWWFSQREPGDPISVYLKAVMAHDLVVK; encoded by the coding sequence ATGGATCTCATCTTGTGGCGACACGCAGAAGCCGAGCCGGGCGTTCCCGATCTCGAACGCGCCCTGACCGTCAAAGGGCAGAAACAGGCGCGCCGCATGGGCGAATGGCTCGCTTCGCAATTGCCGGAAAACTGCCGCATCCTCGTCAGCCCCGCCCTGCGCACCCTGCAAACGGCCGAAGCGCTGGGCCGCAAGTTCAAGCTGATGCCGGAACTGGCACCCGGCGCCGAGGCGGAAGATATCCTCAAGGCGGCCAACTGGCCCGGCGGCAAGGAAACCGTGCTCATCGTCGGCCACCAGCCCACCCTGGGCCAGGCGGCCGCCCTGCTGCTGACGGGAGAAGAACAGGAATGGGAACTGCGCAAGGCCAGCGCATGGTGGTTTTCCCAGCGCGAACCGGGAGATCCGATCAGCGTCTATTTGAAAGCCGTGATGGCGCATGACCTGGTAGTGAAATGA
- the ppk1 gene encoding polyphosphate kinase 1: MKPELHTEVTKSGILLDRELSQLTFNRRVMAQAEDPNIPLLERLRYLCIVSSNMDEFFEVRVASLLAAGSIGGSLAGHPALAANLERIGKECHALVERQYEILNNDVLPALREAGVHLLRDSDRNEAQRAWVKQYFDREVRPLLTPIGLDPAHPFPQVVNKSLNFIVSLSGKDAFGRGTAIAIVKAPRVLPRVIKLPDEISGDGVSFCLLSSVIHAHISDLFAGREVIAYSQFRVTRDSDLWVDEDEVKNLRQALKGELVGRQFGTSVRLEVARNCPPELSQFLLDQFSLDQSRLYRVNGPVNLVRLSEMIDHVKQPELRFPPFFPGLAHKAIGNDIFAALTKHDILLHHPYQSFQTVIDFIRSAAYDPSVVAIKQTIYRTGMNSDLMESLITAAKMGKEVTVIVELMARFDEEANINWADKLEQAGAQVVYGVVGLKTHAKVALVIRREEGSLRFYAHLGTGNYHPTTTKLYTDFGLLTANQDLAVEVNEVFIHLTSLTKPHNLNHLWLAPFGLQSEIIKAIRNEAKIARSGRRGRIIVKVNALVDESVIRALYAASTDGVKIDLIVRGACTLKPGVPGLSENIKVRSVIGRFLEHSRIYYFRNDLAHDVYLASADWMSRNLFRRVEVAFPVLDRALKRRVIAEGLNPYLKDNTNAWELEPTGHYARRKPRGKQTPFSAQQYLMHTLGTPGAEVGE, encoded by the coding sequence ATGAAACCTGAACTGCACACGGAAGTGACCAAATCGGGCATCCTGCTTGACCGCGAGCTGTCGCAACTGACTTTCAACCGGCGCGTGATGGCCCAGGCGGAAGATCCGAACATTCCGCTGCTCGAGCGCCTGCGCTACCTGTGCATCGTCAGCAGTAACATGGATGAGTTCTTCGAGGTGCGCGTGGCCAGCCTGCTGGCGGCCGGCAGCATCGGCGGTTCGCTGGCGGGCCACCCTGCCCTGGCTGCCAACCTGGAGCGTATCGGCAAGGAATGCCATGCGCTGGTGGAACGCCAGTACGAGATATTGAATAACGACGTCTTGCCGGCCCTGCGCGAAGCGGGCGTGCATTTGCTGCGCGACAGCGACCGCAACGAGGCGCAGCGCGCGTGGGTCAAGCAATACTTCGACCGCGAAGTGCGCCCCCTGCTGACGCCGATCGGCCTCGACCCGGCCCACCCATTCCCGCAAGTGGTCAATAAAAGTCTCAATTTCATCGTCTCGCTGAGCGGCAAGGATGCGTTCGGCCGCGGCACGGCGATCGCCATCGTCAAGGCGCCCCGCGTCTTGCCACGCGTCATCAAGCTGCCGGACGAGATTTCCGGCGATGGCGTGTCCTTCTGTTTATTATCGTCCGTCATCCACGCGCATATCTCGGACCTGTTCGCCGGACGCGAAGTGATCGCCTATTCGCAATTCCGCGTCACGCGCGACAGCGACCTGTGGGTCGATGAAGACGAAGTCAAGAACCTGCGCCAGGCCTTGAAAGGCGAGCTGGTGGGCCGCCAGTTCGGCACCTCCGTGCGCCTGGAAGTGGCGCGCAATTGCCCGCCAGAATTGTCGCAATTCCTGCTCGACCAGTTCAGCCTGGATCAAAGCCGTTTGTACCGTGTCAACGGCCCCGTGAACCTGGTGCGCCTGTCGGAAATGATCGACCACGTCAAGCAGCCGGAGCTGCGCTTTCCGCCGTTTTTCCCCGGTCTGGCCCATAAAGCCATCGGCAACGACATCTTTGCCGCGCTGACCAAGCACGACATCCTGCTGCACCACCCCTATCAATCGTTCCAGACGGTGATCGACTTCATCCGCAGCGCCGCCTACGATCCCTCCGTCGTGGCCATCAAGCAGACGATCTACCGCACGGGCATGAATTCGGACCTGATGGAATCCTTGATCACGGCGGCGAAGATGGGCAAGGAGGTGACCGTCATCGTGGAATTGATGGCGCGCTTCGACGAAGAAGCCAATATCAACTGGGCCGACAAGCTGGAACAGGCCGGCGCGCAAGTCGTGTACGGCGTCGTGGGACTGAAGACCCATGCCAAGGTGGCGCTCGTCATCCGCCGCGAAGAAGGCTCCTTGCGCTTCTACGCCCACCTGGGCACCGGCAACTACCACCCCACGACCACCAAGCTGTACACGGATTTTGGTTTGCTGACGGCGAACCAGGACCTGGCCGTGGAAGTGAACGAAGTCTTCATCCACCTGACCAGCCTGACCAAGCCGCACAACCTGAACCATTTGTGGCTGGCGCCGTTCGGCCTGCAAAGCGAGATCATCAAGGCCATCCGCAACGAGGCGAAGATTGCCCGTTCGGGCCGGCGCGGGCGCATCATCGTGAAAGTCAACGCACTGGTCGACGAATCCGTGATCCGCGCCCTGTATGCGGCCTCGACCGATGGCGTGAAGATCGACCTGATCGTGCGCGGCGCCTGCACCCTGAAGCCGGGCGTGCCCGGCCTGTCGGAAAACATCAAGGTGCGCTCCGTGATCGGCCGCTTCCTCGAACACAGCCGCATCTACTACTTCCGCAACGACCTGGCGCACGATGTCTACCTGGCCAGCGCCGACTGGATGAGCCGCAACCTGTTCCGCCGCGTGGAAGTGGCCTTCCCCGTACTGGACCGGGCGCTGAAGCGGCGCGTGATCGCCGAGGGCCTGAATCCATATTTGAAGGATAATACAAATGCATGGGAACTGGAGCCGACGGGCCACTATGCGCGCCGCAAGCCACGCGGCAAGCAAACGCCGTTCAGCGCCCAGCAATACCTGATGCACACACTGGGCACGCCGGGCGCGGAGGTCGGCGAATAG
- the pstS gene encoding phosphate ABC transporter substrate-binding protein PstS produces MQMKQMFKFIVVGASAAMAFSSASVMAADMTGAGATFPYPIYAKWAETYKANTGNGLNYQSVGSGAGIKQIKAKTVEFGASDMPLKAEELEEAGLMQFPAIMGGVVTIVNLDGVTPGQLKMTGKVVGDIYLGKITKWSAPEIAALNSGVKLPDTEITVVHRADGSGTSFLFTDFLSKTNPEFKSKIGAGSAVKWAVGVGGKGNEGVAANVQRIKGSIGYVEWAYAKKNKMSHTQLQNKDGNFLQPDDENFKAAAASAPWTQTPGFGVVLTDQAGKNSWPITGVSFILMHKVQADAGKAKEVLKFFDWAYKNGGPAAVELDYVPMPASVVKLVQESWKANLKDASGKSIY; encoded by the coding sequence ATGCAAATGAAGCAAATGTTCAAATTTATCGTCGTGGGTGCTTCGGCAGCGATGGCATTTTCTTCCGCTTCCGTCATGGCGGCAGATATGACAGGTGCTGGCGCAACCTTCCCGTACCCGATCTACGCCAAATGGGCTGAGACGTACAAAGCTAACACGGGCAACGGCCTGAACTACCAGTCCGTCGGTTCCGGCGCTGGCATCAAGCAAATCAAGGCCAAGACTGTTGAATTCGGCGCCTCGGACATGCCTTTGAAGGCAGAAGAGCTGGAAGAAGCGGGCTTGATGCAGTTCCCGGCCATCATGGGCGGCGTGGTCACCATCGTCAACCTGGACGGTGTGACCCCAGGCCAGCTGAAAATGACGGGTAAAGTCGTTGGCGACATCTACCTGGGCAAGATCACCAAGTGGAGCGCTCCTGAAATCGCCGCGCTGAACAGTGGCGTCAAGCTGCCGGACACGGAAATCACCGTGGTGCACCGCGCCGACGGTTCGGGCACCTCGTTCCTGTTCACCGACTTCCTGTCGAAAACCAACCCGGAATTCAAATCGAAAATCGGCGCTGGCTCGGCTGTGAAATGGGCCGTGGGCGTGGGCGGCAAGGGTAACGAAGGCGTCGCCGCCAACGTACAGCGTATCAAGGGTTCGATCGGCTACGTCGAGTGGGCTTACGCCAAGAAAAACAAGATGTCGCACACCCAGCTGCAAAACAAGGATGGCAACTTCCTGCAACCTGACGACGAAAACTTCAAGGCAGCAGCCGCTTCGGCACCTTGGACGCAAACCCCAGGCTTCGGCGTGGTCCTGACCGACCAGGCTGGCAAGAACAGCTGGCCTATCACCGGCGTGTCGTTCATCCTGATGCACAAAGTCCAGGCTGACGCAGGCAAGGCAAAAGAAGTCCTGAAATTCTTCGACTGGGCCTACAAGAACGGCGGCCCTGCTGCCGTCGAACTGGACTACGTGCCGATGCCTGCATCGGTCGTGAAACTGGTGCAAGAGTCGTGGAAAGCTAACCTGAAAGATGCTTCCGGC